The Amycolatopsis mongoliensis genome includes a window with the following:
- a CDS encoding Smr/MutS family protein, with product MKLKLDLHDIHNRGGEIDRALRGIIDEAVAKKAPLVEIIPGKGSGQLKKHVLRFLERKDVKALYHRVEKDKDNFGRVFVHFRWK from the coding sequence GTGAAGCTGAAACTGGACCTGCACGACATCCACAACCGCGGCGGGGAGATCGACCGGGCGCTCAGGGGGATCATCGACGAGGCCGTCGCCAAGAAGGCACCGCTCGTCGAGATCATCCCCGGCAAGGGATCGGGTCAGCTGAAGAAGCACGTCCTGCGGTTCCTCGAGCGCAAGGACGTCAAGGCGCTCTACCACCGGGTCGAGAAGGACAAGGACAACTTCGGGCGGGTCTTCGTGCACTTCCGCTGGAAGTGA